The following proteins come from a genomic window of Nitrospirota bacterium:
- the ppdK gene encoding pyruvate, phosphate dikinase, translated as MGKVATKSRKTAKPAKPAKKTVKAPKAAKTAKGRTNGRAAQGARAAKYVYFFGAGKADGKAAMKNLLGGKGANLAEMVNLGIPVPPGFTITTEVCTYYYKNSRTYPAELKSQVEAALSKVEKIMGKSFGDPNDPLLLSVRSGARSSMPGMMETVLNIGLTTKTIPGLIKKTSNERFVYDAYRRLMMMYSDVVMEKAAGVEPSEGQAIRHKLEHRMDRLKKEKGYVSDTDLTSGDLMLLCEEFKSIIKDTLGKPFPDNPMEQLWGGIGAVFQSWMGKRAVSYRRIEKIPDDWGTAVNVQSMVFGNTGDNSATGVAFTRNPATGENMFFGEWLPNAQGEDVVAGIRTPNPVNEAGKTEDTSKLSSLETAMPKVYKELLGIEKKLEKHYTDMQDIEFTIEDGRLWMLQTRVGKRNGPAAIRMAVEMAKEKLITKETAVLRVKPEQLDELLHPSVDPLAEKRAVEVAKGLPAGPGGAVGKIVFTADDAEAWAKRGERVILVRNETSPEDVHGMHAAQAILTAKGGMTSHAALVARGWGKCCIVGASALHIESARKEIHVNGRVLREGEWITLNGTKGRVYEGQLTLLPADPEHNPWYKELMKWADQLRTMKVRTNADTPNDAAVARNFGAEGIGLCRTEHMFFGPDRIKAVREMILSDDTEGRKKALAKLLPFQKGDFVGIFKAMAGLPVTIRLLDPPLHEFLPHTDKELEDLARDMGVSFDKLNAKNKSLHEFNPMLGHRGCRLGVTYPEIYEMQVQAIMEAACELAKQKVRVIPEIMIPLVGHVNELERLRTMTIRTAGRVQKEYGVRVSYTVGTMIELPRACVTSDEIATQADFYSFGTNDLTQTVYGLSRDDAGRFLPFYIEAGVLKDDPFITIDQSGVGALMKMAVEKGRAVKRDMKLGICGEHGGEPKSVEFCYSIGLDYVSCSPFRVPIARFSAAQAALKNPKKKK; from the coding sequence ATGGGTAAGGTAGCGACAAAGAGCAGAAAGACTGCAAAACCGGCGAAGCCGGCGAAGAAGACGGTGAAGGCGCCTAAGGCTGCGAAGACCGCGAAAGGCCGGACGAACGGGAGAGCAGCGCAGGGCGCACGGGCTGCTAAATATGTCTATTTCTTCGGTGCGGGGAAAGCCGACGGCAAGGCGGCAATGAAGAATCTGCTGGGAGGCAAGGGAGCCAACCTGGCGGAGATGGTGAACCTCGGCATACCCGTCCCCCCGGGCTTTACGATCACGACGGAAGTCTGCACGTACTATTACAAGAACAGCCGCACGTATCCTGCCGAGCTCAAGTCCCAGGTCGAGGCCGCCCTGTCAAAGGTCGAAAAGATCATGGGAAAGAGCTTCGGCGACCCCAACGATCCCCTTCTCCTGTCCGTCCGCTCCGGCGCGCGCAGCTCCATGCCGGGCATGATGGAGACGGTGCTGAACATCGGGCTTACGACGAAGACGATCCCCGGCCTTATAAAGAAGACCAGCAACGAGCGGTTCGTCTATGATGCGTATCGCCGCCTCATGATGATGTACTCGGACGTGGTGATGGAAAAGGCTGCGGGGGTCGAGCCCTCGGAGGGACAGGCCATCAGGCACAAGCTCGAGCACAGGATGGACAGGCTCAAGAAAGAGAAGGGTTATGTAAGCGATACCGACCTCACGAGCGGCGACCTCATGCTGCTCTGCGAAGAGTTCAAGTCCATTATCAAGGATACCCTGGGCAAGCCGTTCCCCGACAACCCCATGGAACAGCTCTGGGGCGGCATCGGCGCGGTCTTCCAGTCCTGGATGGGCAAGCGCGCCGTCTCCTACAGGAGAATCGAGAAGATCCCCGATGACTGGGGCACAGCGGTCAATGTCCAGTCGATGGTCTTCGGCAACACCGGCGACAACTCCGCAACGGGCGTCGCGTTCACGCGCAACCCGGCCACCGGCGAAAACATGTTCTTCGGCGAGTGGCTCCCGAACGCACAGGGAGAGGATGTCGTCGCGGGCATCAGGACGCCCAACCCGGTGAATGAGGCCGGAAAGACGGAGGATACGAGCAAGCTTTCCTCCCTCGAGACCGCGATGCCGAAAGTCTACAAGGAGCTCCTCGGCATCGAGAAGAAGCTCGAAAAGCATTATACGGATATGCAGGATATCGAATTCACCATCGAGGACGGCCGGCTCTGGATGCTCCAGACGAGGGTCGGAAAGAGGAACGGTCCGGCGGCTATCCGCATGGCGGTCGAGATGGCGAAGGAGAAGCTCATCACGAAGGAAACCGCTGTTCTGCGCGTCAAGCCCGAGCAGCTCGACGAGCTCCTCCACCCGAGCGTCGATCCGCTCGCCGAGAAGAGAGCCGTAGAAGTGGCGAAGGGGCTTCCCGCAGGCCCGGGCGGCGCTGTCGGAAAGATCGTCTTTACCGCCGATGACGCGGAGGCGTGGGCCAAGAGAGGGGAAAGGGTCATCCTGGTACGCAACGAGACCTCTCCCGAAGATGTCCACGGCATGCATGCCGCGCAGGCTATTCTCACGGCCAAGGGCGGCATGACGAGCCACGCTGCGCTCGTTGCCCGAGGGTGGGGCAAGTGCTGCATCGTCGGCGCTTCCGCGCTCCATATCGAAAGCGCCCGTAAGGAGATTCATGTCAACGGAAGGGTGCTCAGGGAGGGCGAATGGATCACCCTGAACGGCACCAAGGGGCGCGTTTACGAAGGGCAGCTTACGCTCCTGCCCGCCGACCCCGAGCATAATCCGTGGTACAAAGAGCTGATGAAGTGGGCGGATCAGCTCAGGACCATGAAGGTGCGGACCAATGCGGATACGCCCAACGACGCGGCCGTAGCGCGCAACTTCGGCGCCGAGGGAATCGGCCTCTGCAGGACCGAGCATATGTTCTTCGGCCCTGACCGGATAAAGGCGGTGCGGGAGATGATCCTCTCCGATGATACCGAGGGAAGGAAAAAAGCGCTCGCAAAGCTGCTTCCTTTCCAGAAGGGGGACTTTGTCGGGATATTCAAGGCCATGGCAGGGCTCCCGGTTACGATCCGTCTCCTCGATCCGCCGCTCCACGAGTTCCTCCCCCATACCGATAAGGAACTGGAGGACCTGGCCCGGGACATGGGCGTTTCCTTCGACAAGCTGAACGCAAAGAACAAATCGCTCCATGAGTTCAACCCCATGCTCGGTCACCGCGGCTGCCGTCTCGGCGTCACCTATCCCGAGATCTACGAGATGCAGGTGCAGGCCATCATGGAAGCGGCGTGCGAGCTCGCCAAGCAGAAGGTGAGGGTAATTCCCGAGATCATGATTCCCCTCGTCGGTCATGTTAACGAGCTCGAGCGCCTCAGGACCATGACGATCCGGACCGCCGGCAGGGTCCAGAAAGAGTACGGTGTCAGGGTCTCCTACACCGTAGGGACCATGATCGAGCTGCCGCGCGCCTGCGTCACCTCCGACGAAATCGCCACTCAGGCCGACTTCTATTCCTTCGGAACGAACGATCTTACCCAGACGGTCTACGGACTCTCCCGCGATGACGCGGGGAGATTCCTGCCGTTCTATATAGAAGCAGGCGTTCTGAAAGACGATCCCTTCATCACCATCGACCAGAGCGGCGTAGGCGCCCTGATGAAGATGGCGGTCGAGAAGGGCCGCGCTGTCAAGAGGGATATGAAGCTCGGAATCTGCGGCGAACATGGCGGCGAACCGAAGTCGGTCGAGTTCTGCTACAGCATCGGGCTCGACTACGTGAGCTGCTCGCCCTTCAGGGTGCCGATAGCGAGATTCTCCGCAGCACAGGCTGCGCTGAAGAACCCGAAGAAGAAAAAGTAG